A window of Thermodesulfobacteriota bacterium genomic DNA:
TCGCAAAAAAGCTCCTCGATGGATATTCAGTAATTGAGAATCTCGAGTATAAACAGATTGGAGAATTATTGCTCATATGGCTTCGTGGCCATGATATCGGACATTTCTGTGGGGAAGATAATCTTGGAAAGATCATGACCCAGCAGGACAGGGAATATTTGATACTGCATGAGCTTAAATCCGATTTAATCTCATTATATATGCTGAGATTCCTTAGGGATGATCTATTAGAAGGTGAAAATCTGTTAAAGGCTTACCTTGTTTCTCTGGCTGAAATGCTCAGATACATTAGAAGGGGGAGATTTTATAACTACCCCGATTCGGCTTCTGCTTTTTTGACATACAGCTACTTCAAGGGACATGGTTCAATAGTTTTCAATGCTAAAGCAAATAAATTCAAGATTGATAGAAAAAAATTGGAAGGTGATATAGAAGAAATGACCTTCACACTCTTAGAATTATTTTCAGAGGGTGATGTATCCAGGGCAAGGCAATTTATAAATCAGTGGGGCGACCTATCGGAGCTCGGACAGAGAAAACTTCCGGATGAATTAGCATCTCTCGAAGCTGATGATATACCCTATTATATCGACTTCAACTTTATTACGAAGAATGAAATATTAATCGACTCCCGTGAGTCATAGTTGTTCAAACTAATTGGCCTTCCAAAAATTGCGTTAAGAAAATCAGAAACGAAGACGTGAAAATCTCCCTAAATCCCCCTTCGACTTAGGACAGGCTCTTTAGAAAAGAGGGACTTTCTTTAATTTCCGCCTTTCCTAAAGGAGGATTAAGGAGGATTTTGGACAGCCCTGTCCCTGAGTTTCATCGAAGGGTCGAAGGATTGTTTCTTTGTACCTGTGCTGAGCTAGTTTCAGTATCAAGACAAAGAAAAAATAAAAATTATGGGTGCCTGATTGTAATCTTGTTCTCGAATGCTTTAAATAGCCAGGCAGTCTCTTGCTTCGTCTACTTTATCGTTGGCAGTCCCTTCTCCTTCCATTGGATTATACCGCCCATGTTGTAGACTTCTCTGAACCCGAGTTCTCTCATCAAATCTAAGGTTTGAGAGCTGCGGCCCCCTGAGCGACAATGTATTACATAGGTTTTGGTTTTATCAAGCTTGTTAAGTTCTTCTTTGAAAGCATCGGAATAAAAGTCGATATTTGACGCATTGTCAATATGTTCTTGATTGTATTCTTCAGGCGTACGTACATCAATTATTACTAGGTTACTGTTATTTTCATTATTTTGTATGATTGTATGCGCCTCTTCAACAGTTATATCTTTGATGATTTGAGGCTGATTCTTCGATTCCTTCTCATCGTTTTCAGCATATCCTTGATTAAAGAATAGAAGTGTTAGAATTAAAGGTAAAAATATAAGAGATATCTTTTTCATTTTCCTTACGCACTCCTTGGAATAGTTATATTTCGATTGTCAAATGATAACATTATATATTTGTTTTTCATAAGATATAGTGGATTTATACTGTATAATTAACATGGATAAAGGGAGGTTTATGTATGCCCATAGATTTGATATTAATGATTTTTACAGTGTTAAATCTTTCTTCCAATCTGAATTATTCTGTACTCTCAAAAGGTGCTACAGGAATTCAGCAAAATAGTCAGAATCTTGTTATCAGTGATCTAAATCAACTCCAAAAGATTTGGAAGGTACTGGGAATTAAGGAAAAAATTCCGGGGGTTGATTTCGATAAAGAAATTGCTTTTCTGATTATTCAACAGGGAAATAAGGGGAATAATATTTATATT
This region includes:
- a CDS encoding rhodanese-like domain-containing protein; translated protein: MKKISLIFLPLILTLLFFNQGYAENDEKESKNQPQIIKDITVEEAHTIIQNNENNSNLVIIDVRTPEEYNQEHIDNASNIDFYSDAFKEELNKLDKTKTYVIHCRSGGRSSQTLDLMRELGFREVYNMGGIIQWKEKGLPTIK